One genomic region from Rattus norvegicus strain BN/NHsdMcwi chromosome 10, GRCr8, whole genome shotgun sequence encodes:
- the Hils1 gene encoding histone H1.9, with amino-acid sequence MSLVSPSPDSNAVMAGDQDASTSQVPSQSESKIGPNVATQTLRKPTMSKVILRTVADKGVHSRVSLAALKKAVSITGYNMAQNTWRFKRVLQNLVKKGMLKQVTGKGASGSFRLGKKQAFKSKCKAKRRQRRQKPGQRRTGSRRSLLGSKKSNNRLFKGVRRVAKGRRH; translated from the coding sequence ATGTCGCTGGTGTCACCATCTCCAGACTCAAATGCTGTGATGGCTGGAGACCAAGATGCCAGCACATCACAGGTCCCAAGCCAGAGTGAGAGCAAGATTGGGCCCAACGTCGCCACCCAAACCCTGCGGAAGCCCACCATGTCGAAGGTGATTCTGAGGACTGTGGCTGATAAGGGGGTTCATAGCCGTGTGTCCCTTGCTGCCTTGAAGAAAGCTGTGTCTATCACAGGGTACAATATGGCCCAAAACACCTGGcgcttcaagcgtgtgctccagaaTCTAGTCAAGAAAGGCATGCTCAAGCAGGTGACCGGCAAGGGTGCCTCGGGCTCCTTCCGCCTGGGCAAGAAGCAGGCCTTCAAGTCCAAGTGCAAGGCCAAGAGACGCCAGCGGAGGCAGAAGCCTGGGCAGCGCCGGACTGGATCACGCCGATCACTACTAGGCTCCAAAAAGAGCAATAACCGGCTTTTCAAAGGAGTTCGTAGGGTGGCTAAAGGCCGCCGCCATTAA
- the Ppp1r9b gene encoding neurabin-2 — MMKTEPRGPGGPLRSASPHRSAYEAGIQALKPPDAPGPDEAPKAAHHKKYGSNVHRIKSMFLQMGTTTGPPGEAGGASGMAEAPRASDRGVRLSLPRASSLNENVDHSALLKLGTSVSERVSRFDSKPAPSAQPAPPPHPPSRLQETRKLFERSVPAASGGDKEAVARRLLRQERASLQDRKLDVVVRFNGSTEALDKLDADAVSPTVSQLSAVFEKADSRTGLHRAPGPPRAAGAPQVNSKLVTKRSRVFQPPPPPPAPSGDAATEKDRGPGGQQPPQHRVAPARPPPKPREVRKIKPVEVEESGESEAESAPGEVIQAEVTVHAALENGSTTATTASPAPEEPKAEAVPEEEASSSVATLERGVDNGRAPDMAPEEVDESKKEDFSEADLVDVSAYSGLGEDSGGSALEEDDEEDEEDGEPPYEPESGCVEIPGLSEEEDPAPSRKIHFSTAPIQVFSTYSNEDYDRRNEDVDPMAASAEYELEKRVERLELFPVELEKDSEGLGISIIGMGAGADMGLEKLGIFVKTVTEGGAAHRDGRIQVNDLLVEVDGTSLVGVTQSFAASVLRNTKGRVRFMIGRERPGEQSEVAQLIQQTLEQERWQREMMEQRYAQYGEDDEETGEYATDEDEELSPTFPGGEMAIEVFELAENEDALSPVEMEPEKLVHKFKELQIKHAVTEAEIQQLKRKLQSLEQEKGRWRVEKAQLEQSVEENKERMEKLEGYWGEAQSLCQAVDEHLRETQAQYQALERKYSKAKRLIKDYQQKEIEFLKKETAQRRVLEESELARKEEMDKLLDKISELEGNLQTLRNSNST, encoded by the exons ATGATGAAGACGGAGCCTCGGGGGCCCGGGGGTCCCCTCCGGAGCGCCTCCCCGCACCGCAGCGCCTACGAAGCGGGCATCCAGGCACTAAAGCCTCCCGATGCTCCCGGGCCTGACGAGGCACCCAAGGCGGCCCACCATAAGAAATATGGCTCCAACGTCCACCGCATCAAAAGTATGTTCCTGCAGATGGGCACCACCACGGGGCCGCCGGGTGAGGCAGGCGGCGCCTCAGGCATGGCCGAAGCCCCACGGGCGTCCGATCGCGGCGTGCGCCTTTCCCTGCCGCGGGCCAGCAGCCTGAACGAGAACGTGGACCACAGTGCCCTGCTCAAGCTGGGCACCAGTGTGTCGGAGCGCGTGAGCCGTTTCGACTCCAAGCCCGCGCCCTCGGCGCAGCCCGCTCCGCCGCCGCACCCGCCGTCCCGGCTGCAGGAGACGCGGAAGCTGTTCGAACGGAGCGTCCCCGCGGCCTCGGGTGGCGACAAGGAGGCCGTGGCGCGgcggctgctgaggcaggagcgCGCCAGCCTGCAGGACCGGAAGCTGGACGTCGTGGTGCGCTTTAACGGCAGCACCGAGGCGCTGGACAAGCTGGATGCTGACGCCGTGTCGCCGACGGTCAGCCAGCTCAGTGCGGTCTTCGAGAAAGCCGACTCGAGGACCGGCCTTCACCGTGCACCCGGTCCCCCTCGGGCCGCGGGGGCGCCCCAGGTCAACTCGAAGCTGGTCACCAAGCGGTCCCGGGTGTTCCAGCCACCGCCGCCGCCTCCCGCCCCGTCGGGGGATGCCGCGACAGAGAAGGATCGTGGCCCCGGAGGGCAGCAGCCCCCACAGCACCGAGTGGCCCCTGCCCGACCTCCGCCAAAGCCGCGGGAGGTACGCAAGATCAAACCGGTGGAGGTTGAGGAAAGTGGGGAGTCTGAGGCTGAGTCGGCTCCCGGGGAAGTGATCCAGGCCGAGGTGACCGTCCATGCAGCCTTGGAGAATGGCAGcaccacagccaccacagccagccCTGCACCCGAGGAACCCAAGGCCGAAGCGGTCCCCGAAGAGGAGGCGTCGTCGTCAGTGGCGACACTAGAGAGGGGGGTGGACAATGGCCGGGCCCCGGACATGGCACCCGAGGAGGTGGATGAATCCAAAAAGGAGGACTTCTCAGAAGCGGACTTGGTAGACGTGAGCGCCTACAGTGGACTCGGGGAGGACTCTGGGGGCAGTGCCCTGGAAGAGGAcgatgaagaagatgaagaggacgGGGAGCCCCCCTACGAGCCGGAATCAGGGTGTGTGGAGATTCCTGGGCTTTCAGAGGAAGAGGACCCAGCCCCGAGCCGGAAGATCCATTTCAGCACCGCACCGATCCAA GTATTCAGCACCTACTCCAATGAGGACTATGACCGACGCAATGAGGATGTGGACCCCATGGCGGCCTCTGCGGAATACGAGCTGGAGAAGCGAGTGGAGAGGTTGGAGCTGTTTCCTGTGGAGTTGGAGAAGG ACTCTGAGGGCCTGGGCATCAGCATCATTGGCATGGGAGCCGGAGCCGACATGGGCCTGGAGAAGCTGGGCATCTTCGTCAAGACTGTGACTGAGGGTGGTGCAGCCCATCGGGATGGCAG GATCCAAGTGAACGATCTCCTGGTAGAGGTGGACGGGACGAGCCTGGTGGGAGTGACCCAGAGCTTTGCAGCCTCTGTGCTTAGGAACACCAAAGGCAGAGTGCG GTTCATGATTGGCCGGGAGCGGCCTGGAGAACAGAGTGAAGTGGCCCAGCTAATTCAGCAGACCTTGGAGCAGGAGAGGTGGCAGCGGGAGATGATGGAGCAGAGATACGCCCAGTATGGAGAAGACGATGAGGAG ACAGGAGAGTATGCCACCGATGAAGATGAAGAACTGAGCCCGACATTTCCAGGGGGTGAAATGGCCATCGAGGTGTTTGAACTAGCAGAGAATGAGGATGCACTGTCCCCTGTGGAGATGGAGCCTGAAAAGCTGGTGCACAAGTTCAAGGAG CTCCAGATCAAGCATGCTGTCACTGAAGCGGAAATCCAGCAGCTGAAGCGGAag TTGCAGAGTCTGGAGCAGGAGAAAGGGCGCTGGCGGGTGGAGAAGGCCCAGCTGGAGCAGAGTGTGGAGGAGAATAAGGAGCGGATGGAGAAGCTAGAAGGCTACTGGGGTGAGGCCCAGAGCCTGTGCCAGGCTGTGGATGAGCACCTGCGGGAGACTCAGGCCCAGTATCAGGCCCTGGAGCGAAAGTACAGCAAGGCCAAGCGTCTCATCAAGGACTACCAGCAAAA GGAGATCGAGTTCCTGAAAAAAGAGACCGCCCAGCGTCGGGTACTGGAAGAGTCGGAGCTAgccaggaaggaggaaatggacaaaCTTCTGGATAAG ATCTCAGAACTGGAAGGAAACCTGCAAACACTGAGGAATTCCAATTCTACTTAA
- the Ppp1r9b gene encoding neurabin-2 isoform X1: MMKTEPRGPGGPLRSASPHRSAYEAGIQALKPPDAPGPDEAPKAAHHKKYGSNVHRIKSMFLQMGTTTGPPGEAGGASGMAEAPRASDRGVRLSLPRASSLNENVDHSALLKLGTSVSERVSRFDSKPAPSAQPAPPPHPPSRLQETRKLFERSVPAASGGDKEAVARRLLRQERASLQDRKLDVVVRFNGSTEALDKLDADAVSPTVSQLSAVFEKADSRTGLHRAPGPPRAAGAPQVNSKLVTKRSRVFQPPPPPPAPSGDAATEKDRGPGGQQPPQHRVAPARPPPKPREVRKIKPVEVEESGESEAESAPGEVIQAEVTVHAALENGSTTATTASPAPEEPKAEAVPEEEASSSVATLERGVDNGRAPDMAPEEVDESKKEDFSEADLVDVSAYSGLGEDSGGSALEEDDEEDEEDGEPPYEPESGCVEIPGLSEEEDPAPSRKIHFSTAPIQVFSTYSNEDYDRRNEDVDPMAASAEYELEKRVERLELFPVELEKDSEGLGISIIGMGAGADMGLEKLGIFVKTVTEGGAAHRDGRIQVNDLLVEVDGTSLVGVTQSFAASVLRNTKGRVRFMIGRERPGEQSEVAQLIQQTLEQERWQREMMEQRYAQYGEDDEETGEYATDEDEELSPTFPGGEMAIEVFELAENEDALSPVEMEPEKLVHKFKELQIKHAVTEAEIQQLKRKGDRVPEKRDRPASGTGRVGASQEGGNGQTSG, from the exons ATGATGAAGACGGAGCCTCGGGGGCCCGGGGGTCCCCTCCGGAGCGCCTCCCCGCACCGCAGCGCCTACGAAGCGGGCATCCAGGCACTAAAGCCTCCCGATGCTCCCGGGCCTGACGAGGCACCCAAGGCGGCCCACCATAAGAAATATGGCTCCAACGTCCACCGCATCAAAAGTATGTTCCTGCAGATGGGCACCACCACGGGGCCGCCGGGTGAGGCAGGCGGCGCCTCAGGCATGGCCGAAGCCCCACGGGCGTCCGATCGCGGCGTGCGCCTTTCCCTGCCGCGGGCCAGCAGCCTGAACGAGAACGTGGACCACAGTGCCCTGCTCAAGCTGGGCACCAGTGTGTCGGAGCGCGTGAGCCGTTTCGACTCCAAGCCCGCGCCCTCGGCGCAGCCCGCTCCGCCGCCGCACCCGCCGTCCCGGCTGCAGGAGACGCGGAAGCTGTTCGAACGGAGCGTCCCCGCGGCCTCGGGTGGCGACAAGGAGGCCGTGGCGCGgcggctgctgaggcaggagcgCGCCAGCCTGCAGGACCGGAAGCTGGACGTCGTGGTGCGCTTTAACGGCAGCACCGAGGCGCTGGACAAGCTGGATGCTGACGCCGTGTCGCCGACGGTCAGCCAGCTCAGTGCGGTCTTCGAGAAAGCCGACTCGAGGACCGGCCTTCACCGTGCACCCGGTCCCCCTCGGGCCGCGGGGGCGCCCCAGGTCAACTCGAAGCTGGTCACCAAGCGGTCCCGGGTGTTCCAGCCACCGCCGCCGCCTCCCGCCCCGTCGGGGGATGCCGCGACAGAGAAGGATCGTGGCCCCGGAGGGCAGCAGCCCCCACAGCACCGAGTGGCCCCTGCCCGACCTCCGCCAAAGCCGCGGGAGGTACGCAAGATCAAACCGGTGGAGGTTGAGGAAAGTGGGGAGTCTGAGGCTGAGTCGGCTCCCGGGGAAGTGATCCAGGCCGAGGTGACCGTCCATGCAGCCTTGGAGAATGGCAGcaccacagccaccacagccagccCTGCACCCGAGGAACCCAAGGCCGAAGCGGTCCCCGAAGAGGAGGCGTCGTCGTCAGTGGCGACACTAGAGAGGGGGGTGGACAATGGCCGGGCCCCGGACATGGCACCCGAGGAGGTGGATGAATCCAAAAAGGAGGACTTCTCAGAAGCGGACTTGGTAGACGTGAGCGCCTACAGTGGACTCGGGGAGGACTCTGGGGGCAGTGCCCTGGAAGAGGAcgatgaagaagatgaagaggacgGGGAGCCCCCCTACGAGCCGGAATCAGGGTGTGTGGAGATTCCTGGGCTTTCAGAGGAAGAGGACCCAGCCCCGAGCCGGAAGATCCATTTCAGCACCGCACCGATCCAA GTATTCAGCACCTACTCCAATGAGGACTATGACCGACGCAATGAGGATGTGGACCCCATGGCGGCCTCTGCGGAATACGAGCTGGAGAAGCGAGTGGAGAGGTTGGAGCTGTTTCCTGTGGAGTTGGAGAAGG ACTCTGAGGGCCTGGGCATCAGCATCATTGGCATGGGAGCCGGAGCCGACATGGGCCTGGAGAAGCTGGGCATCTTCGTCAAGACTGTGACTGAGGGTGGTGCAGCCCATCGGGATGGCAG GATCCAAGTGAACGATCTCCTGGTAGAGGTGGACGGGACGAGCCTGGTGGGAGTGACCCAGAGCTTTGCAGCCTCTGTGCTTAGGAACACCAAAGGCAGAGTGCG GTTCATGATTGGCCGGGAGCGGCCTGGAGAACAGAGTGAAGTGGCCCAGCTAATTCAGCAGACCTTGGAGCAGGAGAGGTGGCAGCGGGAGATGATGGAGCAGAGATACGCCCAGTATGGAGAAGACGATGAGGAG ACAGGAGAGTATGCCACCGATGAAGATGAAGAACTGAGCCCGACATTTCCAGGGGGTGAAATGGCCATCGAGGTGTTTGAACTAGCAGAGAATGAGGATGCACTGTCCCCTGTGGAGATGGAGCCTGAAAAGCTGGTGCACAAGTTCAAGGAG CTCCAGATCAAGCATGCTGTCACTGAAGCGGAAATCCAGCAGCTGAAGCGGAag GGAGATCGAGTTCCTGAAAAAAGAGACCGCCCAGCGTCGGGTACTGGAAGAGTCGGAGCTAgccaggaaggaggaaatggacaaaCTTCTGGATAA